A DNA window from Vigna unguiculata cultivar IT97K-499-35 chromosome 10, ASM411807v1, whole genome shotgun sequence contains the following coding sequences:
- the LOC114165630 gene encoding uncharacterized protein LOC114165630, whose protein sequence is MDNQEERPILRGRPISQGEGWVLNVKCGYHNHDVSSTLVGHPYASRLKSTEQSLLVDMTKSQVKPANILLTLKEKDDCNVTTLKQVYNVRYRYKRSIRGSRTELQQLMLMLERDHYIHFSRCLDESDVVSDLFWTHPDAVKLLNSFNIVFLMDSTYKTNKYRLPLLEIVGVTAG, encoded by the exons ATGGACAaccaggaagaaagacccat ATTGAGAGGGAGACCCATCTCTCAAGGGGAGGGATGGGTGTTGAACGTAAAATGTGGTTACCATAATCACGATGTCTCTTCTACTCTAGTTGGTCACCCCTATGCGAGTAGGTTGAAGTCTACTGAACAGTCGTTGCTTGTTGATATGACCAAAAGCCAAGTCAAACCTGCAAATATACTTCTcactttgaaagaaaaagatgattgtAATGTTACAACTCTGAAGCAAGTGTATAATGTGAGATATAGGTACAAACGTTCAATAAGAGGTTCAAGAACTGAGTTACAACAGTTAATGTTGATGTTGGAACGTGATCACTACATCCATTTTAGTAGATGTCTTGATGAATCTGATGTGGTAAGCGATTTGTTCTGGACCCATCCTGATGCTGTGAAGTTGTTAAATTCATTCAACATTGTGTTCTTAATGGATAGTACCtataaaaccaacaaatatcGGTTGCCATTACTTGAGATTGTTGGTGTGACAGCAGGGTGA